A single Dethiosulfovibrio peptidovorans DNA region contains:
- a CDS encoding C4-dicarboxylate ABC transporter substrate-binding protein, with the protein MVKKKFALLFLALASTAFVLGTAFADDGNQLRFMAGPPGGNWFALGGSLADTWTKNGLPTTSGTGGGVSNVVNADRGKGDLGFSVTSLVGAALKGGEPPFKKPLSNVAVLANLYRQYTYFIVRKDFAEKNGIASVGDIIDKKLPIRFATLKPGTSSEFVIRNIFAKGYGINYRKSIDSWGGKVEFASYSDGANLLADNHIDCFAFSVGRVASIVMKIESQTDVVILPVDEKARTAMTEAFGTVTFTVEPDVYKSVTQPVPTIGDYTCIVVRKDLPDETAYNLAKVIWENKEALAKGVKDMNELTPKEAVPTAVPCQAGAARFWASAK; encoded by the coding sequence ATGGTGAAAAAGAAATTTGCATTGCTGTTTTTGGCTCTCGCTTCAACAGCTTTCGTGCTGGGTACGGCATTCGCTGATGACGGAAATCAGCTCCGTTTCATGGCCGGACCTCCCGGCGGTAACTGGTTTGCACTGGGCGGCTCGCTAGCGGATACCTGGACAAAGAACGGACTGCCCACCACCAGTGGTACCGGCGGCGGGGTCTCCAACGTCGTAAACGCCGACCGAGGAAAAGGCGATCTGGGCTTCTCCGTGACATCTCTGGTCGGAGCCGCACTGAAGGGCGGAGAGCCGCCTTTCAAAAAGCCTCTCTCCAACGTGGCTGTTCTCGCCAACCTCTATCGTCAGTACACCTACTTTATCGTCCGTAAGGACTTCGCCGAGAAGAACGGCATCGCCTCGGTGGGAGATATCATAGACAAAAAGCTCCCCATCCGGTTTGCAACTCTGAAACCCGGAACGTCCTCGGAGTTCGTCATCCGCAACATCTTCGCAAAAGGGTATGGCATCAATTACCGGAAGTCGATCGACAGCTGGGGTGGCAAGGTGGAGTTTGCCTCGTACTCTGACGGTGCCAACCTTTTGGCAGACAACCACATCGATTGTTTCGCCTTCTCCGTGGGACGGGTCGCCTCGATCGTCATGAAGATCGAGAGCCAGACCGACGTGGTCATCCTTCCTGTGGACGAGAAAGCCCGAACGGCTATGACCGAGGCTTTTGGAACGGTGACGTTCACCGTCGAACCCGATGTCTACAAATCTGTAACCCAACCGGTCCCCACCATAGGTGACTACACCTGCATCGTCGTCAGGAAGGACCTCCCCGACGAGACGGCTTACAATCTCGCCAAAGTCATCTGGGAAAACAAAGAGGCATTGGCCAAGGGCGTGAAAGACATGAACGAACTCACCCCCAAGGAGGCCGTCCCCACAGCAGTCCCCTGCCAGGCCGGAGCGGCTCGCTTCTGGGCCAGCGCCAAGTAG
- a CDS encoding C4-dicarboxylate ABC transporter permease, producing the protein MRKPCGLTAKGLYVYVLAMGFFHLYTALFGTFEAYLQRALHLTWVLPLAFILYPASKKTEKSASIPWYDWAIVLVSILPGLYIMINYDDIAYRMIQVDPVTTVQLILASILTLCLLEATRRVVGLPLALIAAFFTAYMYLGNYMPGIMKGLSFSFPEVMEQIYLTDEGIFSIPLGVSATFVMIFLIFGGFLEKSGVGAYFMDFAQAFTGTSPGGPAKIAVVSSALFGSISGAAVANVYGTGTFTIPLMKRIGYPPFFAAAVEAVASTGGQIMPPIMGAGAFIMASFLGVQFRYVMIAAVLPALLYYAAVLLMVHLGALKNGLQGLNSEDLPKKKTVIKKLYMMVPIVVLIVLLLSGYTPMLAAVIGIGAAWLVSLPDPTHRMGPKAILDAIYTGSKNIPIVCIACAAAGLVVGSVALTGIGFKFVGLVFSMAKDIPFLALIMIALVALILGMGLPTTSAYILGAALGVPALAKLSFSPLSAHMFVFYFAIISNITPPVALAAYAASSIAGSSPNATGFQAMKLGILAFFVPFAFCYDEGFLLSADWLHNGMAVLGGIGSLFAMGFAMLGYTQTPIPGWQRLTFLAAGIMSLWPSPTAKVIGISITILTYRLSRRNQK; encoded by the coding sequence ATGAGAAAACCCTGCGGACTTACCGCCAAAGGGCTGTACGTGTACGTTCTGGCCATGGGTTTTTTTCACCTGTACACTGCCCTGTTCGGAACTTTCGAAGCATATTTGCAGCGAGCTCTACACCTGACCTGGGTCCTGCCTCTGGCCTTTATCCTCTATCCAGCCTCGAAGAAAACTGAAAAGAGCGCATCCATCCCTTGGTACGACTGGGCTATTGTCCTTGTTTCCATCTTGCCCGGCCTGTATATCATGATCAACTACGACGATATCGCTTACAGAATGATTCAAGTGGACCCGGTAACGACCGTCCAACTTATACTCGCATCAATCCTGACGCTTTGCCTTCTGGAAGCCACCCGTCGGGTGGTAGGACTTCCTTTAGCCCTCATCGCCGCGTTCTTCACCGCCTATATGTATCTAGGAAACTATATGCCAGGGATCATGAAAGGCCTCTCCTTCTCTTTCCCTGAGGTGATGGAGCAAATATACCTGACCGACGAGGGGATCTTCTCTATTCCCCTGGGGGTGTCGGCTACCTTTGTCATGATCTTTCTGATCTTTGGCGGTTTTCTGGAAAAAAGCGGCGTGGGAGCCTATTTTATGGACTTCGCTCAGGCCTTCACCGGCACGTCACCCGGAGGACCGGCCAAGATAGCTGTCGTAAGCTCAGCTCTTTTCGGTTCCATATCAGGGGCCGCTGTGGCCAACGTCTACGGAACGGGTACCTTCACCATTCCCCTGATGAAGCGTATCGGCTATCCTCCGTTTTTCGCCGCTGCAGTCGAGGCGGTCGCCAGTACTGGGGGACAGATCATGCCCCCCATCATGGGGGCTGGAGCTTTCATCATGGCATCTTTCCTGGGAGTTCAATTTCGCTACGTCATGATCGCCGCTGTTCTTCCCGCCCTTCTCTACTATGCGGCGGTACTCCTCATGGTTCATCTGGGAGCTTTGAAGAACGGTCTGCAAGGTCTGAATTCCGAGGACCTGCCGAAGAAAAAGACCGTCATAAAAAAACTGTACATGATGGTTCCCATCGTAGTCCTCATCGTCCTGCTTCTATCGGGCTATACTCCCATGCTCGCAGCGGTCATCGGCATCGGGGCAGCTTGGCTTGTCTCCCTGCCGGATCCAACACACAGGATGGGGCCCAAAGCTATCCTAGATGCCATCTACACCGGCTCAAAAAACATCCCTATCGTCTGTATCGCCTGCGCCGCTGCCGGTCTGGTCGTCGGTTCGGTCGCTTTGACAGGCATCGGCTTCAAGTTCGTCGGGCTCGTCTTCTCCATGGCCAAAGACATCCCCTTTCTAGCCCTGATCATGATCGCCCTGGTGGCTTTGATCCTGGGGATGGGCTTGCCTACAACCAGCGCCTACATTCTGGGAGCCGCTCTGGGAGTACCAGCCTTGGCAAAGCTGAGCTTCTCTCCCTTGTCAGCCCATATGTTCGTGTTCTATTTCGCCATTATATCCAACATCACCCCACCGGTAGCCTTAGCTGCCTATGCCGCCAGCTCTATCGCAGGTTCATCACCAAACGCTACGGGATTCCAAGCCATGAAATTGGGGATCCTGGCATTCTTTGTGCCCTTCGCTTTCTGTTATGACGAGGGCTTCCTCCTCTCGGCAGACTGGCTTCACAATGGCATGGCCGTATTAGGCGGCATCGGCTCTCTGTTTGCCATGGGATTCGCTATGCTGGGCTATACCCAAACCCCCATTCCAGGATGGCAACGGCTGACTTTCCTCGCTGCAGGAATCATGAGTCTCTGGCCATCTCCCACGGCCAAGGTCATCGGGATAAGCATCACAATCCTGACCTACCGGCTCAGCCGACGGAATCAAAAGTAA